The Triticum aestivum cultivar Chinese Spring chromosome 4B, IWGSC CS RefSeq v2.1, whole genome shotgun sequence sequence ATGTAATACTCCAATACCAACTACATTATCAAGATATAGCAAGTAATACAATGAATATAACAAATAACAAAAATATTCTAAACCACCTTCTGGCCTACCAAATGAAACAAGCATTTAAAATTTCTATCGGCTCATAAATCATAGCTTGCAGACCATCACGAATTAGAAACATGTCGCCAAGATTTGCTTGAAttataaacataataaacatgttCTAAGATTGTACTGCTCCTAATGTAAACAACATAGCTATAAGTCCATGTATAAACTAATAATAAAGAGTTAAACTATATGAACGATATAGTAAAGGAAATCAAAAACTCACTTGCACATGATCTCTTGAACTGGCTCCCTTCATAACCCTCCATCAAATCAAACAAAATAGCCTGCAGGAAATCAAACAGTTACAATGAAATGGTAATCCATCAAACAGATTATTATATTAAGCTACAGTGTTCAATCAGTTAACTGATTATATAATAGAAGGCCAGCTGAATATACCTTTGCAGCACAAGTGCTGCTCGGAATGATGTTGAAGCTGGCAGCCCTTCCACCTCTCAAGTACTTGCTGGAAGGACCATCAATAGTCTTCCGGGTTGCTGTAAATTCAAATTTCAGCCACACATAAGCATACAATAGTCAAATATAGAATATAAAATGTTGAAGAAAAAACCCAGTGTAATGCATTACCAGTCATGGCATGAACTGTGGTCATCAAACCCTCAACGATGCCAAACCTGTCATTGATAACCTGAAAGAAACAAATTATCAGTATACCATTCCCAATATTGGTGGTTGGTTTGAGCAGCACAAAACTTCAATGATAAGCACCTTAGCAAGAGGAGCAAGGCAGTTAGTGGTGCAGCTAGCGTTGGATAAAATGTCGATGTCAGATTTGTATTCCTTCTCATTGACACTACAGACAAACATGGGAGCATCCTTGCTGGGAGCAGAAATGATGACCTTCTTGGCACCACCCTGAAAGTGGTGACACAGAAACTAATTTAGTAAAGTATACACAAGAAAGGTTCAGGTACCATGAAATGGAAAGTGTGAAAGAATGTTCCTTAATGTGAGCTGCAACCTTGTCCTTGTCAGTGAAAACACCGGTGGACTCAACAACGTACTCAGCACCAGCAGCAGCCCATGGGATCTCCTCAGGGTTCCCACATCAGGACATTGTATGATCAGCCTGTGTACTTTACATGGAAATCAACTGCATGGCCACAAAAATGTGCGGTAACAAACCTGCAGCCAAACATAGCAACCTCCTTCTCACCGATGAGAAGGGTCTTGGAGTCCTTCACCTTAACTTCATGGTGCTTCCACTATCCGTTGACAGTGTCATACTTGAACATGTAGGTCTGCAAGTTACAAACACATAATTCAGAACCATAATATGAGACAATCAGTAGCGCTATGCTTTAATTAAGTACTAACTGGCACGGAGCCTGCATGTGTCTTATTTAGTAAGATAAGAGAGAATACTACCAGGTGTACATCTATTATAAATACCACAATGGAACAATAGTCACTGCATGGAACAAAtagattcctcaaatatggaacTACGTAACTATTCTCCACTGAAGTGAGGAATATAACGTATGCATAAGGCACTTGCAAAGAAGATCTAAAAGTCGTTTCCCAAAACTGATGATACAGACAGACATGTAGCGACATTCACTAGATTCATATACATCACTATTTAACTGTGCTTATGATTGTGTAGCAAAGCATCAGCGTGTAACGAGAAAAGAAAATCCAATCATGTTTAGTACAGATCTAAGCTCACAATCCAGTGAATATAAACGGGTGTCCCATGCACGAATCCAAAACGACCCTACCATACGTGCCCTTAGATCTGATAAGCTAGGAGAATCGAGAACGATACCATGTAGTCGGTGGTGATGAAGGGGTCgttgacggcgacgagctcgacatCAAGGCTCTGGAGCGCAACCCTGGCCACAAGCCTGCCGATCCGGTCGAAACCTGCAGCGCAAAGCAAACATGCATCCAGTGGCGGAGCGTGACAAGCAATTAAGGGGGGGGGGCAAATTTCTAAGTGAAAGCAAAATATGCATGAAAAAAGATGTGAATCATACAAAATTACATGGTAATTGAGCACATCTTGCTTCTTCCATTCTCTGGCAGTCAGGCTCATCAATTGTTTGTTGCCGACTCATCGTATTCCATGCATATGAAGTAGCAAGTAGACGGAAAATCTTAGAGATGCCAGAAGATGCAACAAGTAGAGGGCAAATCCAACTAGCAAGCAAGCAGTCTGATGCAGCAACAAGCAGGAAGCTACTCGTACAACAATCGATCAAGCTGCTTGTACTAGCTACCTAGCTTTGTACGTACAATTAATCAAGCTGCTTGTGCTAGCTAGCTATAGCTTTGTACATATGGAATTATGGAGTATGGACTACACAAGTTAATCGGATTGAAAGGGAGTCATCCACCGATGGCCGGGCTAAAACACTTAATATATATACCTCATATATACGTATACTAAAACAAATGCAGTttgtaagggggggggggggtcacgaCCCCGTTTGGCCTCCGCAAGGCTCCGCCAGTGCATGCATCCATCAGAAAACGAACCCACGGAAGCAGCCAACAGTCAACGAATCCAACTCAGGGTCCGGATCCACTGAATATAAACGGGTGTTCCATGCACGAATCCAAAATGACCCTACCATACGTGCCCGTAGATCTCATAAGCTAGGAGAATCGAGAACAATACCATGTAGTCGGTGGTGATGAAGGGGTCACTGATGACGACGAGCTCGACATCGGGGCTCTAGAGCGCAACCCTGGCCACAAGCCTGCCGATTCGGCCAAAACCTGCAGCGCAAAGCAAAAATGCATCCATCAGAAAACAAACCCACGGAAGCAGCCAACAGTCAATGAATCCAACTCAGGGTTCGGATCGTTGTACCGGATCTTCTGGTGTGGCAGATCGAGGCACCCCTCTTCGGATCTGCGCAAGGTACTTGCCAGAGATTAGCACCGCCGCCAATACGAACGGCGACCAGATCCAGCACCTGTGCCTGGTTGATGTTGCTCGATGTGTGCGTCACCATCAGTCGCACACGAGTCGCCATAGACTGGTGCGCTGGTCGGCTGGCGGAGTCGTGGTCGTTGCGGGCACGGCGACGTGCGCGACGATGCGGCGGGGGGAGGTGAGCGGGTTAGATGTGGCAACTGGCGAGCGAGTGGAGAGGAGAGGGGAGGGCCTGATGCGGCAAAAGCGGGTGAAGGAGCGCGGCCGCTGGCTCGTGGACGCGCACGGCGATGCGGCGACGGAGGGGAAAGGGGGAGTTGAAGTGAGTGGAGTGAGAAGTGAATGGGATAAggtttgcggggggggggggagggtaggTGGCCACGAGTTTTGTGGGAGGCGGGGAAGGTGGGTCGTCGCGCGGGGGAGGTGCGCCGTCGCGTGGGGGAGGTGGGCCGTCGCGCGGGGGAGGTGCGCCGTCGCGTGGGGGAGGTGGGCCGTCGCCTGTGATGCACTTGTGTTGGGCCTGGCCCAGCCTTTTCTGGCCCTGTGTAATACTGTGGATAAAAAAAAGTGCATATAGATATAAAAACTATACATACCTCACAAAAtcaataaaagtgtataataatatACATGGTTCATAAAAATATACATTTTTTATACTTATTAAATAAACATTGTCTGGCCTGAGATGGACAACGACATCTCATCGTGCAACAAAGGTAAGTAAAGTATTTTttccattgttatcatggtttattgttGTTTCTAATACCTCCACTTGAagatttatcttccctatgcatccatcggccaatttgtacgtcatcgacaaagaggcacgtcgtctatatattatggatcctattcaaacatcacaatcgtTAGAGGAGAAAAAAATTGAGGCATGCACTGAAATTA is a genomic window containing:
- the LOC123090033 gene encoding glyceraldehyde-3-phosphate dehydrogenase 3, cytosolic, with the protein product MVTHTSSNINQAQVLDLVAVRFDRIGRLVARVALQSLDVELVAVNDPFITTDYMWKHHEVKVKDSKTLLIGEKEVAMFGCSGNPEEIPWAAAGAEYVVESTGVFTDKDKVAAHIKGGAKKVIISAPSKDAPMFVCSVNEKEYKSDIDILSNASCTTNCLAPLAKVINDRFGIVEGLMTTVHAMTATRKTIDGPSSKYLRGGRAASFNIIPSSTCAAKAILFDLMEGYEGSQFKRSCAK